AATTGGAATGGTTCAGGACAATAAACATCGCAGGTGAAAAACTTACCGACCAGGAATTACGTAATGCGGTGTATGCTGGTTCATGGGTTTCCGATGCCAAACGCTATTTTAGTAAAACCGGCTGCGTAGCACATAGCATTGGAAATGATTATCTCATTGGCTCTGCAATTCGTCAGGAATATTTGGAAACGGCTATTGACTGGATTTCTAATGGCGAAATTGAAAGCTATATGGCAACCCACCAGCACGACCCCAACGCCAGCGCATTATGGAGATATTTTCAAGATGTAATTTCCTGGGTAAACGCGACTTTTACCAATAAGAGGAAGTTCATGAAAGGTGTGGACTGGGGTAGACTATACAACAAATACAAAAACGTAGTTTATGACACGAAAGAGATAGAAGCAGAAACGGCCAAATTGATTGCTGATGACGATGTGATAAAAAAGAGCGGAATTTATCCGTATATTCTTACGCATGACGAAAAACATCTTTCAATCCGTGCATTTACTGATTCTATGAAACAAAAAGTTTATGAGCGGCAAAAAGGTAAATGTGTAAAGTGCAAAAAGCAATTTGATATTTCTGAAATGGAAGCCGACCACATTAAGCCTTGGCACGAAGGCGGTAAAACAACAGAAAAAAATTGCCAAATGTTATGCAAGGACGACAACAGAAGAAAATCGGGTAAATAGAAAACCAGCCGACAACATAGGTTGTCACAATTGCTGGTAACAATAATAATTAAAGGAGACACCAATGGCAGAAGCTACACCCAAAAAGGTTTCCACCACCGAGTCTGGGCATGCCAAGAACATTGCCAACTTTGGCGCCCTTGTTAACAGCGTGGAGGACATAGGTAGTTCCTATAACCCATCGGTGGCCGACATCAAACTGTCCAACCTAAGGCTTATCAATACCAAATTAGAGAAAATCCTGCCCGCCGTGTTTGCGGC
Above is a genomic segment from candidate division TA06 bacterium containing:
- a CDS encoding DUF262 domain-containing protein, with amino-acid sequence MKIELKEITVRDLADGYKDNAEEGVVGYGGRLDIRPPYQREFIYKDKQRDAVINTITKAFPLNVMYWALREDGNFEVIDGQQRTISVCQYINGDFAFKDLYFHNLKDDQQEQILNYKLMIYVCSGADSEKLEWFRTINIAGEKLTDQELRNAVYAGSWVSDAKRYFSKTGCVAHSIGNDYLIGSAIRQEYLETAIDWISNGEIESYMATHQHDPNASALWRYFQDVISWVNATFTNKRKFMKGVDWGRLYNKYKNVVYDTKEIEAETAKLIADDDVIKKSGIYPYILTHDEKHLSIRAFTDSMKQKVYERQKGKCVKCKKQFDISEMEADHIKPWHEGGKTTEKNCQMLCKDDNRRKSGK